The sequence TTTGTTATATATAGCTTTCATTGTTACAACAAAATTTAAAAAACAAAAATTAAATGATTATTTTTCAAGAAAATTTTTAGAAATAAATAATGATTATGTATTAAAAAAGATAAAAAAGAAATTAAATGGTAAAATTTTGATACTTTTGCCTCATTGTATACAACTCTATGATTGTGAATATAAGATAACATCTGATATAAATAATTGTAGGGCTTGTGGAAAATGTGTAGTCTATGATTTTTTAGATATACAAAATAAATATCAAGATGTAGAAATAAAAATAGCAACTGGTGGGACACTTGCAAGAAAGTATGTTAAAGAAACAAAACCTGATTTAATAATTGCAGTGGCTTGTAAAAGAGATTTAATAAGTGGAATAAAAGATGCAGAACCATTTTTAACTTATGGAGTATTTAATAAAATAAAAGGTGAGCCTTGTATTAATACAACAGTTGTTATGGATGACATTTATGAAATTTTAGATGAAATAAATTTATAGGAGAGGTGTTATGAGAAAATATTTAATAATATCACTTTTAGCTAGTTATAGTATAGTTTTTGCAGGAGAATCAGAAGATTTTAAAGCAGTTGATAATTTATATAAAGAAAGAAACTTTAAAGCTGCTTTGGTTGAGTCAGAAAAATTTTTACAAAAATATCCTGAATCAAAACATCAAAAGAGTATGAGAGACAAGGTTGCAAAAATTTACTTTTTAGAAAAAAATTATAAAAAATCCGAAGAAATATTTAAAAAATTATTTACAATAGAAGAAAAACAATCTCAAAAAGACGAGTATGCTTCTTATTTAGCAAGAGCTAATGCACTATTAAATAAGCCAGATGCAGCTATGTTTTACGTGAGAGAAATTAAAGACAAAAAAACATTTCAAAAAACATTTTTTGCAGTAGCCCAAAATTTTTTAGCCAAGGAAAATAATGAGGCTGCCCAAAAAGCATATAAAGAAATTATTGATAATAAATATGAAAATTATAAAGAATCTATGATGGGCTTAGGTATAGTTTATTATAACTTAAAAGATTATGATAAAGCAATATATTGGTTATCAGAATTTTCAAAAGAAATGCCTAAAGAAAATAAAGAAATGGTTTCATATTTAAGAGCTTCAGCACTTTATAGAAAAGGAAATACAGATGAAGCTATAGGTCGTTTTGAAGAATTAGCAAATGTAGAACCTTCAACAGAATATTCAAGAAAGGCAGCACTATATCTAATAGAAATTTATAGTAATAGAAAAGATGAAGCAAAAGTAACTTTCTATTTAAATAGAATAAAAGGTACAAAAGAATATAATACTGCAATGACTATGATAGGTGACTTATATGTAACAAAGGAAAATTACAATAAGGCTTTAGATTACTATAGTCAAAGTAATGATAAGAATAATCCAAAACTTATTTATGGTGAGGCATATTCACTATATAAAAATGGTAAATATGAAGAAGCTTTGAAAAAATTTCAATCATTAAAAAATAGTGATTATTATAATCAATCAATTTATCATATATTTGCAATAAATTATAAATTGAAGAATTTTGATGAAATTATAAGAAATAGAGAAATTATAAGAAAAGTTGTTGTTAGTCAAGTTGATACAGATAATATTATTAGAATAATTGCAAACTCTGCATATCAAGTAGGTAACTATAAATTAGCAAAGGATTACTATGGTAGACTCTTTGCAGTTTCACCAGATAAAGAAAATTTATTTAGAGTAATACTTTTAGATAGCCAAATGCTAGATATGGAAGATTTAAGAATTAGATTTAACCAATATAATGAATTATATTCTAATGATACAGAGTTTAAAAAAGATGTTTATTTATATACAGGAGATGCTTACTATAAAGCTGGAGACCCTGAAAGAGCTGAACAAATTTATAAGACTTATTTAAATCAATATACAAATACAGAAGTTATATCAAGTTTGATGTCAACATTACTAGAACAAAAGAAATATGATGAAATGCAACAATATTTATCACTTGCACAAGATGAAAGCAGTATAAATTACTTAAAAGGTATAGCTGCTATGGGGCTTGGAAAATATGATGAAGCAGAATCAGAATTTCAAAAGGTATTGGCAAGCGGGGATCAAAGTTTAAGTACAAAGGTTTATTTAAATAGAGTTAGAAACTACTTCTTAGCAGAAAGATATAATGAAGCTGTTCAAGCAGGAGAACAATATTTATCTAAGTTAAGTCCAGATAAAGAAAAAGTTATATATAGTGAAATGCTAGATAAAATAGGATTGAGTTATTTTAGACTTGGAAAATATGATCAAGCAAGATCTTATTATTCAAAAATAGCTAGTAT is a genomic window of Fusobacterium nucleatum containing:
- a CDS encoding DUF116 domain-containing protein, yielding MKKFYISLLKSLLYIAFIVTTKFKKQKLNDYFSRKFLEINNDYVLKKIKKKLNGKILILLPHCIQLYDCEYKITSDINNCRACGKCVVYDFLDIQNKYQDVEIKIATGGTLARKYVKETKPDLIIAVACKRDLISGIKDAEPFLTYGVFNKIKGEPCINTTVVMDDIYEILDEINL
- a CDS encoding tetratricopeptide repeat protein; protein product: MRKYLIISLLASYSIVFAGESEDFKAVDNLYKERNFKAALVESEKFLQKYPESKHQKSMRDKVAKIYFLEKNYKKSEEIFKKLFTIEEKQSQKDEYASYLARANALLNKPDAAMFYVREIKDKKTFQKTFFAVAQNFLAKENNEAAQKAYKEIIDNKYENYKESMMGLGIVYYNLKDYDKAIYWLSEFSKEMPKENKEMVSYLRASALYRKGNTDEAIGRFEELANVEPSTEYSRKAALYLIEIYSNRKDEAKVTFYLNRIKGTKEYNTAMTMIGDLYVTKENYNKALDYYSQSNDKNNPKLIYGEAYSLYKNGKYEEALKKFQSLKNSDYYNQSIYHIFAINYKLKNFDEIIRNREIIRKVVVSQVDTDNIIRIIANSAYQVGNYKLAKDYYGRLFAVSPDKENLFRVILLDSQMLDMEDLRIRFNQYNELYSNDTEFKKDVYLYTGDAYYKAGDPERAEQIYKTYLNQYTNTEVISSLMSTLLEQKKYDEMQQYLSLAQDESSINYLKGIAAMGLGKYDEAESEFQKVLASGDQSLSTKVYLNRVRNYFLAERYNEAVQAGEQYLSKLSPDKEKVIYSEMLDKIGLSYFRLGKYDQARSYYSKIASMKGYEVYGKFQIADSYYNEKNYEKAGSLYKEVYNQFGETFYGEQAYYKYIMTLSLTGNTDAFEREKDNFMKVYPNSNLRGTITNLTTNMYIESGDTDKAIESLNNSSSNTDNVAVKETNTTKIITLKLQKKDYKDIEKYIAELPTEEERAYYSAQYYAAKKDSKVVKEYEALLQYDKYKAYASKGLGDYYFDKKDLAKAKKYYGTYATVNKNPDEYILYRLGQANEKENNLKMALTDYKAVYSKNGKLANDAMLRAAEIYDKQENVVEAEKLFTKLYAVKNNKDLKAYSIEKLIYYKLVKENTKEAKKLYDELRKLDAKRAEKFKAYF